The Streptomyces sp. HUAS CB01 genome has a segment encoding these proteins:
- a CDS encoding protein kinase domain-containing protein, which produces MAPESEPHGGGVSDAADSWGVGGLVGDGRYRLTHRLGRGGMAEVFAAEDVRLGRTVAVKLLRADLAEDPVSKARFTREAQSVAGLNHHAIVAVYDSGEDVVDGQSVPYIVMELVEGHTIRDLLINAEAPPPEQALIIVSGVLEALAYSHQHGIVHRDIKPANVIITNGGAVKVMDFGIARALHGASTTMTQTGMVMGTPQYLSPEQALGKAVDHRSDLYATGCLLYELLALRPPFTGETPLSVVYQHVQDIPVPPSEVSDVAPPELDGLAMRALAKDPDDRFQSAEEMRALVQYGLQMLQQQGSHTGAWNTGPVEMHEGGHTPAQGMGATAVMGHPHHGETSSGPLLPPRNPEDGAYSVGPGGGRGGGKGKVWLFVALAVIAVVAGVAFALDRAGKPGTKPKDDQKVSSTPTESDSSPTPSEEQPEEEEQPDQGTNGNQGEWPPSERPSQQEPQPSQPQSPSHDPSDTPSDTEGTTDGTTEGNTSEGTDAGTSTGTDAGTSTGTDAGTTTGTDAGTSTGTDAGTTTGTDAGADAGATTGTTPG; this is translated from the coding sequence ATGGCACCCGAATCCGAACCACATGGCGGCGGAGTGTCGGATGCTGCTGACTCCTGGGGCGTCGGCGGGCTCGTCGGCGACGGCCGGTACCGGCTGACCCACCGTCTTGGCCGGGGCGGTATGGCGGAGGTGTTCGCGGCGGAGGACGTCCGGCTCGGCCGGACCGTCGCCGTGAAGCTGCTCCGCGCCGATCTGGCCGAGGACCCGGTGTCCAAGGCGCGCTTCACGCGCGAGGCGCAGTCCGTGGCGGGCCTCAACCACCATGCCATCGTGGCCGTGTACGACTCCGGCGAGGACGTCGTGGACGGCCAGTCCGTGCCGTACATCGTGATGGAGCTGGTCGAGGGCCACACCATCCGCGATCTGCTGATCAACGCCGAGGCGCCGCCGCCCGAGCAGGCGCTCATCATCGTCTCCGGTGTCCTCGAGGCCCTCGCGTACTCCCACCAGCACGGCATCGTCCACCGCGACATCAAGCCGGCGAACGTCATCATCACCAACGGCGGCGCGGTCAAGGTGATGGACTTCGGCATCGCCCGTGCGCTGCACGGCGCTTCGACGACGATGACCCAGACCGGCATGGTCATGGGCACGCCCCAGTACCTCTCTCCCGAGCAGGCGCTCGGAAAGGCCGTCGACCACCGTTCCGACCTGTACGCCACGGGCTGTCTGCTCTACGAACTGCTGGCGCTGCGCCCGCCGTTCACCGGCGAGACACCGTTGTCCGTCGTCTACCAGCACGTCCAGGACATCCCGGTGCCGCCCTCCGAGGTCTCGGACGTGGCCCCGCCGGAGCTGGACGGACTCGCGATGCGCGCCCTCGCCAAGGACCCGGACGACCGGTTCCAGAGCGCCGAGGAGATGCGGGCGCTCGTGCAGTACGGGCTGCAGATGCTCCAGCAGCAGGGCAGCCACACCGGCGCCTGGAACACGGGCCCCGTCGAGATGCACGAGGGCGGCCACACCCCGGCGCAGGGCATGGGCGCGACGGCGGTGATGGGGCACCCGCACCACGGCGAGACCTCGTCCGGCCCGCTCCTCCCGCCGCGCAATCCGGAGGACGGCGCGTACAGCGTCGGACCCGGCGGTGGCAGGGGCGGCGGCAAGGGCAAGGTGTGGCTGTTCGTCGCGCTCGCGGTGATCGCGGTCGTGGCGGGCGTGGCCTTCGCGCTGGACCGGGCCGGCAAGCCCGGCACGAAGCCGAAGGACGACCAGAAGGTCTCCAGCACCCCGACCGAGTCCGACTCTTCGCCGACCCCCTCGGAGGAGCAGCCCGAGGAGGAAGAGCAGCCGGACCAGGGGACGAACGGCAATCAGGGCGAATGGCCGCCGAGCGAGCGTCCCTCCCAGCAGGAGCCGCAGCCGTCGCAGCCGCAGAGCCCGAGCCACGATCCCTCGGACACGCCCTCCGACACCGAGGGCACCACGGACGGGACGACGGAGGGCAACACCAGCGAGGGCACGGACGCGGGCACGTCCACCGGCACGGACGCGGGCACGTCCACGGGGACGGACGCCGGCACCACCACCGGTACCGACGCGGGTACGAGCACGGGCACGGACGCGGGCACGACGACCGGTACGGACGCGGGCGCGGACGCCGGCGCCACCACCGGAACCACACCGGGCTGA
- a CDS encoding phosphotransferase encodes MPRSSAIAPPPIAPPPLAELLRRYEDTGEPLSCEPVTQGLLNRGYRLATTRGSYFLKQHVDEPTADRETIARQHRAVRRLQSLGVPVAPPVADRSGDTVAVIGGRCYALHPWVDGRHRRGAQLTTVESRRLGALLGLVHTGLERVMDAEPGERREAVRPHESADPEETFALIDALLELARAHRPRDSFDALAEHRLRERRALLEGHAHRRPPPAAVGGWVHGDFHPLNLLYRGDHRGAEPAAIVDWDRLGVQPRAEEAVRAAAIFFVRPSGRLELPKVRAYARAYRCAAGADPAELAAAVHRVWWERLNDFWILRWRYQLHDRRADPQFPAVSALAVWWTREYEAVCEAFAG; translated from the coding sequence GTGCCGCGCTCATCTGCTATTGCCCCACCCCCCATTGCCCCACCCCCTCTCGCCGAGCTGCTGCGCCGGTACGAGGACACCGGCGAACCCCTCTCCTGCGAACCCGTCACCCAGGGCCTGCTGAACCGCGGCTACCGGCTCGCCACCACACGCGGCTCCTACTTCCTCAAACAGCACGTGGACGAGCCGACCGCGGACCGCGAGACCATCGCCCGCCAGCACCGGGCCGTCCGCCGCCTCCAGTCGCTCGGCGTCCCCGTCGCCCCGCCCGTGGCCGACAGGTCCGGCGACACCGTGGCCGTGATCGGCGGCCGCTGCTACGCCCTGCACCCCTGGGTGGACGGCCGGCACCGCCGCGGCGCCCAGCTCACCACCGTCGAGTCCCGTCGGCTGGGCGCGCTGCTCGGTCTGGTCCACACCGGTCTGGAGCGGGTCATGGACGCGGAGCCGGGGGAGCGACGTGAGGCGGTCCGCCCGCACGAGAGCGCGGACCCCGAGGAGACCTTCGCCCTCATCGACGCACTGCTGGAACTGGCCCGCGCCCACCGCCCCAGGGACAGCTTCGACGCCCTCGCCGAGCACCGGCTGCGGGAGCGCCGCGCCCTGCTGGAAGGCCATGCGCACCGCAGGCCGCCGCCCGCCGCCGTCGGGGGCTGGGTGCACGGGGACTTCCACCCGCTCAACCTGCTCTACCGGGGCGACCACCGCGGCGCGGAGCCGGCCGCGATCGTCGACTGGGACCGGCTGGGCGTCCAGCCGCGGGCCGAGGAGGCGGTACGGGCCGCGGCGATCTTCTTCGTGCGGCCCTCGGGCCGGCTGGAACTCCCGAAGGTACGGGCCTATGCGCGCGCCTACCGGTGTGCGGCCGGGGCGGACCCGGCCGAACTCGCAGCCGCCGTGCACCGGGTGTGGTGGGAGCGGCTCAACGACTTCTGGATACTGCGCTGGCGCTACCAGCTGCACGACCGAAGGGCCGACCCGCAGTTCCCTGCGGTGTCGGCCCTGGCGGTGTGGTGGACGCGGGAGTACGAGGCGGTGTGCGAGGCCTTCGCCGGATGA
- a CDS encoding pyridoxamine 5'-phosphate oxidase family protein has product MPIEDLCSAEELRAVELLSRVPYGRLATTMSAMLTVVPARHVVSDGSVLLRLHRRPGYHHACAGTVVAYGADNLGHPAAGHWSVQITGTAELVRPADEEIPRFGQAPLHVDGEPFEPVYMRLTPRFVTVHTLDCPEQRHRRHAE; this is encoded by the coding sequence ATGCCGATCGAGGATCTCTGCTCCGCCGAGGAACTCCGCGCCGTGGAGCTGCTGTCGCGGGTCCCGTACGGCCGGCTGGCCACCACCATGAGCGCCATGCTGACGGTCGTGCCCGCCCGTCACGTCGTCTCCGACGGCTCCGTCCTGCTGCGTCTCCACCGCCGCCCCGGCTACCACCACGCCTGCGCCGGCACGGTGGTGGCCTACGGCGCGGACAACCTCGGCCACCCCGCCGCGGGCCACTGGTCGGTGCAGATCACCGGCACCGCGGAACTGGTCCGGCCGGCCGACGAGGAGATCCCGCGCTTCGGCCAGGCCCCGCTCCATGTCGACGGCGAACCCTTCGAGCCGGTCTACATGCGCCTTACGCCCCGCTTCGTCACCGTGCACACCCTGGACTGTCCCGAGCAGCGACACCGGCGACACGCTGAGTGA
- a CDS encoding response regulator, translating into MHEEGKITVFLVDDHEVVRRGVYELLSVEDDIEVVGEAGTAADALVRIPAVRPDVAVLDVRLPDGSGVEVCREVRSQNEDIKCLMLTSYADDEALFDAIMAGASGYVLKAIRGAELLTAVRDVAAGKSLLDPVATARVLERLRDGNAPKTDDKLASLTDQERRILDLIGEGLTNRAIGERLHLAEKTIKNYVSSLLSKLGMERRSQAAAYVARLQAERH; encoded by the coding sequence GTGCACGAAGAAGGAAAAATCACCGTATTCCTGGTGGACGATCACGAGGTGGTCCGCCGCGGCGTGTACGAGTTGCTCTCCGTCGAGGACGACATCGAGGTCGTCGGCGAGGCCGGTACGGCGGCAGATGCCCTGGTCAGGATCCCTGCGGTGCGTCCGGACGTGGCGGTCCTCGATGTACGGCTCCCCGACGGCAGCGGGGTCGAGGTCTGCCGCGAGGTTCGTTCGCAGAACGAGGACATCAAATGTCTGATGCTCACCTCGTACGCGGACGACGAGGCCCTCTTCGACGCGATCATGGCCGGGGCCTCGGGCTACGTCCTGAAGGCGATCCGCGGTGCCGAGCTGCTGACGGCCGTGCGGGACGTGGCGGCGGGAAAGTCCCTGCTCGATCCGGTCGCGACGGCGCGCGTCCTCGAGCGGCTGCGGGACGGGAACGCCCCCAAGACCGACGACAAGCTGGCGAGCCTGACCGACCAGGAGCGCAGGATCCTCGACCTGATCGGCGAGGGGCTGACCAACCGGGCCATCGGCGAGCGGCTGCACCTGGCCGAGAAGACCATCAAGAACTACGTCTCCAGCCTGCTGTCGAAGCTGGGCATGGAACGGCGCTCCCAGGCCGCCGCGTACGTGGCACGGCTCCAGGCCGAGCGGCACTGA
- the pdhA gene encoding pyruvate dehydrogenase (acetyl-transferring) E1 component subunit alpha, which produces MTVENTAARKPRRSSKRVSAAKKPTSAEPQLVQLLTPEGERVPNPEYDHYVAELGPEEIRGLYRDMVLTRRFDAEATALQRQGELGLWASLLGQEAAQIGSGRALRDDDYVFPTYREHGVAWCRGVDPTNLLGMFRGVNHGGWDPNSNNFHLYTIVIGSQTLHATGYAMGVAKDGADSAVIAYFGDGASSQGDVAESFTFSAVYNAPVVFFCQNNQWAISEPTERQTRVPLYQRAQGFGFPGVRVDGNDVLACLAVTRSALERARRGEGPTLVEAFTYRMGAHTTSDDPTRYRHDDERVAWEAKDPILRLRKYLAAQGLADEAFFTDLDAESDALAKRVREAVRAMPDPDDMAMFDNVYADGHALVDEERAQFAAYQASFADAPQEGK; this is translated from the coding sequence GTGACCGTGGAGAACACTGCCGCGCGCAAACCGCGCCGCAGCAGTAAGCGCGTCAGCGCCGCGAAGAAGCCAACGAGTGCCGAGCCCCAGCTCGTACAGCTGCTGACGCCCGAGGGTGAGCGGGTCCCGAACCCGGAGTACGACCACTATGTCGCCGAACTCGGCCCGGAGGAGATCCGCGGGCTCTACCGGGACATGGTCCTCACCCGCCGTTTCGACGCCGAGGCCACGGCGCTGCAGCGCCAGGGCGAGCTGGGCCTGTGGGCCTCGCTGCTCGGCCAGGAGGCCGCCCAGATCGGCTCCGGCCGTGCCCTGCGCGACGACGACTACGTCTTCCCGACCTACCGCGAGCACGGCGTCGCCTGGTGCCGCGGGGTGGACCCGACGAACCTGCTGGGCATGTTCCGCGGCGTGAACCACGGCGGCTGGGACCCCAACAGCAACAACTTCCACCTGTACACGATCGTCATCGGCTCGCAGACGCTGCACGCCACCGGCTACGCGATGGGCGTCGCCAAGGACGGCGCCGACTCCGCGGTGATCGCGTACTTCGGCGACGGTGCCTCCAGCCAGGGCGACGTGGCGGAGTCGTTCACCTTCTCCGCGGTCTACAACGCCCCGGTCGTGTTCTTCTGCCAGAACAACCAGTGGGCGATCTCCGAGCCCACCGAGCGCCAGACCCGGGTGCCGCTCTACCAGCGCGCCCAGGGCTTCGGCTTCCCCGGCGTCCGCGTCGACGGCAACGACGTGCTCGCGTGCCTGGCCGTGACCCGGTCCGCGCTGGAGCGCGCCCGCCGCGGCGAGGGCCCGACGCTGGTCGAGGCGTTCACCTACCGCATGGGCGCCCACACCACCTCCGACGACCCGACCCGCTACCGCCACGACGACGAGCGGGTGGCCTGGGAGGCCAAGGACCCGATCCTGCGGCTGCGGAAGTACCTCGCCGCCCAGGGCCTCGCCGACGAGGCCTTCTTCACCGATCTCGACGCGGAGAGCGACGCGCTCGCGAAGCGCGTCCGTGAGGCGGTGCGCGCCATGCCCGACCCCGACGACATGGCGATGTTCGACAATGTCTACGCCGACGGGCACGCCCTCGTCGACGAGGAGCGCGCGCAGTTCGCCGCGTACCAGGCGTCGTTCGCCGACGCGCCGCAGGAGGGCAAGTAG
- a CDS encoding alpha-ketoacid dehydrogenase subunit beta, protein MAVEKMSLAKALNESLRKALDTDPKVLVMGEDVGKLGGVFRITDGLQKDFGEERVIDTPLAESGIVGTAIGLALRGYRPVVEIQFDGFVFPAYDQIVTQLAKMHARALGKIKLPVVVRIPYGGGIGAVEHHSESPEALFAHVAGLKVVSPSNAADGYWMLQQAIQSDDPVIFFEPKRRYWDKGEVDTESIPDPLHAARVARAGTDITLAAYGPMVKVCLEAAAAAQEEGKSVEVLDLRSMSPIDFDAVQRSVERTGRLVVVHEAPVFYGSGAEIAARITERCFYHLEAPVLRVGGFHAPYPPARLEEEYLPGLDRVLDAVDRSLAY, encoded by the coding sequence ATGGCCGTAGAGAAGATGTCGCTCGCCAAGGCGCTCAACGAGTCGCTGCGCAAGGCCCTCGACACCGACCCCAAGGTCCTCGTCATGGGCGAGGACGTCGGCAAGCTCGGCGGAGTCTTCCGCATCACCGACGGGCTCCAGAAGGACTTCGGCGAGGAGCGGGTCATCGACACCCCGCTCGCCGAGTCCGGCATCGTCGGCACCGCGATCGGTCTCGCGCTGCGCGGCTACCGCCCCGTCGTCGAGATCCAGTTCGACGGATTCGTCTTCCCCGCGTACGACCAGATCGTCACGCAGCTCGCGAAGATGCACGCCCGCGCGCTGGGCAAGATCAAGCTTCCGGTCGTCGTCCGTATCCCCTACGGCGGTGGCATCGGCGCGGTCGAGCACCACTCCGAGTCGCCCGAGGCGCTGTTCGCCCACGTGGCCGGCCTCAAGGTCGTCTCGCCGTCGAACGCCGCCGACGGCTACTGGATGCTGCAGCAGGCCATCCAGAGCGACGACCCGGTGATCTTCTTCGAGCCGAAGCGTCGCTACTGGGACAAGGGCGAGGTCGACACCGAGTCCATCCCGGACCCGCTGCACGCCGCCCGGGTCGCCCGCGCCGGCACCGACATCACCCTCGCCGCCTACGGCCCGATGGTGAAGGTGTGCCTGGAGGCCGCCGCGGCCGCCCAGGAGGAGGGCAAGTCGGTCGAGGTCCTGGACCTGCGCTCGATGTCCCCGATCGACTTCGACGCCGTCCAGAGGTCGGTGGAGAGGACCGGCCGGCTGGTCGTCGTGCACGAGGCCCCGGTGTTCTACGGCTCGGGCGCGGAGATCGCCGCCCGCATCACGGAGCGGTGCTTCTACCACCTGGAGGCGCCGGTCCTGCGGGTCGGCGGATTCCACGCTCCGTACCCGCCCGCCCGGTTGGAGGAGGAGTACCTTCCGGGACTGGACCGGGTGCTCGACGCCGTCGACCGCTCGCTGGCGTACTGA
- a CDS encoding dihydrolipoamide acetyltransferase family protein has protein sequence MTTMTDASARFREFKMPDVGEGLTEAEILKWYVQPGDTVTDGQVVCEVETAKAAVELPIPYDGVVHELRFDEGTTVDVGTAIITVDVAPGSGPAEEPPPAATEPTVAAAEPEAPAEDKPTGRQPVLVGYGVAESSTKRRPRKGTSVPEQAQPAAQAEAKAAVQAELNGHGTAAPAAPRPLAKPPVRKLAKDLGVDLATVVPSGPDGIITRDDVRAAVAPAEAPAPPAVPEPVVAETAAAPSGAAVAGTRETRIPVKGVRKATASAMVGSAFTAPHVTEFVTVDVTRTMKLVEELKSDKDMAGLRVNPLLLIAKALLVAIRRNPEVNAAWDEANQEIVLKHYVNLGIAAATPRGLIVPNIKDAHDKTLPQLAEALGELVSTAREGRTTPAAMQGGTVTITNVGVFGVDTGTPILNPGESAILAVGAIKLQPWVHKGKIKPRQVTTLALSFDHRLVDGELGSKVLADVAAVLEQPKRLITWA, from the coding sequence GTGACGACGATGACAGACGCTTCCGCCCGCTTCCGTGAGTTCAAGATGCCCGACGTGGGCGAGGGACTCACCGAGGCCGAGATCCTCAAGTGGTACGTCCAGCCCGGTGACACCGTCACCGACGGCCAGGTCGTGTGCGAGGTCGAGACCGCCAAGGCCGCCGTGGAGCTGCCCATCCCGTACGACGGAGTGGTGCACGAGCTGCGCTTCGACGAGGGCACCACCGTGGACGTCGGCACCGCGATCATCACCGTGGACGTGGCGCCGGGCTCCGGCCCGGCCGAGGAGCCGCCGCCGGCGGCCACCGAGCCCACGGTCGCGGCAGCCGAGCCGGAGGCCCCGGCGGAGGACAAGCCCACCGGCCGCCAGCCCGTGCTGGTCGGCTACGGCGTGGCCGAGTCCTCCACCAAGCGCCGCCCCCGCAAGGGCACCTCGGTGCCCGAGCAGGCCCAGCCGGCCGCACAGGCCGAGGCCAAGGCGGCCGTCCAGGCCGAGCTGAACGGTCACGGCACCGCGGCGCCCGCCGCGCCGCGCCCGCTGGCCAAGCCCCCGGTCCGCAAGCTGGCCAAGGACCTCGGGGTCGACCTCGCCACGGTCGTGCCCAGCGGCCCCGACGGGATCATCACCCGCGACGACGTCCGGGCGGCCGTGGCCCCGGCCGAGGCCCCCGCGCCCCCCGCGGTGCCCGAGCCCGTGGTCGCGGAGACCGCGGCGGCGCCCTCCGGGGCGGCGGTGGCCGGTACCCGCGAGACCCGGATCCCGGTCAAGGGCGTCCGGAAGGCCACCGCTTCGGCGATGGTCGGCTCGGCCTTCACCGCGCCGCACGTCACCGAGTTCGTCACGGTCGACGTCACCCGCACGATGAAGCTGGTCGAGGAGCTGAAGTCCGACAAGGACATGGCCGGGCTGCGGGTGAACCCCCTGCTGCTCATCGCCAAGGCGCTGCTGGTCGCGATCAGGCGCAACCCGGAGGTCAACGCCGCCTGGGACGAGGCGAACCAGGAGATCGTGCTCAAGCACTACGTCAACCTTGGCATCGCCGCTGCCACCCCGCGCGGTCTGATCGTGCCGAACATCAAGGACGCGCACGACAAGACCCTGCCGCAGCTCGCCGAGGCGCTCGGCGAGCTGGTGTCCACGGCCCGTGAGGGCAGGACGACCCCCGCCGCCATGCAGGGCGGCACGGTGACGATCACCAACGTGGGCGTCTTCGGGGTCGACACCGGCACGCCGATCCTCAACCCCGGCGAGTCGGCGATCCTCGCGGTCGGCGCGATCAAGCTCCAGCCGTGGGTCCACAAGGGCAAGATCAAGCCCCGCCAGGTCACCACGCTGGCGCTCTCCTTCGACCACCGACTGGTCGACGGCGAACTGGGCTCCAAGGTCCTGGCCGACGTCGCCGCCGTGCTGGAGCAGCCGAAGAGGCTCATCACCTGGGCCTGA
- a CDS encoding D-alanyl-D-alanine carboxypeptidase family protein, producing MRRAATVALAGGLLLTASPLAAPAQAATPIPSITAKGGFLLDQADGKPVYGKANNTRRQMASTTKLVTAITVLTIPGVDLNKKVTVKAEYRNYVAREGASTADLRTGDKLTVRQLLSGLMLPSGCDAAYALADTFGTGTTTSARTKSFIGKMNAKAKQLGLVNTKFDSFDGISTTGNNYTTPWDLAKLARHAMSSSVFREVVKPTSYKAAATTSTGGTRTYTWYNTNKLLGSYSGAIGVKTGTGTTAGPCLVFAATRNGKTYTGVVLASTTGDNRFTDAAKLLDFGFASTTARTMELRSLPAGAQRD from the coding sequence CTGCGCCGCGCCGCCACCGTCGCTCTCGCGGGTGGTCTGCTGCTGACGGCCTCGCCCCTGGCCGCCCCCGCACAGGCGGCCACGCCGATCCCGTCCATCACCGCCAAGGGCGGCTTCCTGCTGGACCAGGCGGACGGCAAGCCCGTCTACGGCAAGGCCAACAACACGCGCCGCCAGATGGCGAGCACGACGAAGCTGGTGACGGCCATAACGGTCCTCACCATCCCGGGCGTGGACCTGAACAAGAAGGTCACCGTCAAGGCCGAGTACCGCAACTACGTCGCCCGCGAGGGCGCCAGCACCGCGGACCTCCGCACCGGTGACAAGCTCACCGTCCGCCAGCTGCTCTCCGGGCTGATGCTGCCGTCCGGCTGCGACGCCGCGTACGCCCTCGCCGACACCTTCGGCACGGGCACGACGACCTCCGCCCGCACGAAGTCCTTCATCGGCAAGATGAACGCGAAGGCCAAGCAGCTCGGCCTGGTCAACACCAAGTTCGACTCGTTCGACGGCATCTCCACGACCGGGAACAACTACACGACCCCGTGGGACCTGGCGAAGCTGGCCCGTCACGCGATGAGCAGCTCCGTCTTCCGTGAGGTCGTCAAGCCGACGTCGTACAAGGCCGCGGCCACGACCAGCACCGGCGGCACCCGCACGTACACCTGGTACAACACCAACAAGCTGCTGGGTTCCTACAGCGGCGCCATCGGTGTGAAGACCGGCACCGGCACGACCGCGGGCCCCTGCCTCGTCTTCGCCGCGACGCGCAACGGCAAGACCTACACCGGTGTCGTCCTCGCCTCGACGACCGGCGACAACCGCTTCACGGACGCCGCGAAGCTGCTCGACTTCGGCTTCGCCTCCACCACCGCCCGCACGATGGAGCTGCGTTCGCTCCCGGCCGGCGCCCAGCGGGACTGA
- a CDS encoding GntR family transcriptional regulator: MPAAPVRQPPAAERVYAHIKQAVLDRRYEGGTLLTEGELAEAVGVSRTPVREALLKLEMEGLLKLYPKKGALVLAVSAQEIADVVETRLLVEEFAVRRAVPAPPWLIERLEELLEEQKRRAESGDLAEVAVTDRCFHAEIVRHAGNEILSRLYDQLRDRQLRMGVAVMHSHPDRIAKNIAEHAEMLDAIRTGDTERAAACVHQHLSWVKVLVRGEER; this comes from the coding sequence ATGCCCGCCGCCCCCGTGAGACAGCCCCCTGCCGCCGAACGCGTCTACGCCCACATCAAGCAGGCCGTCCTCGACCGCCGCTACGAGGGCGGCACCCTGCTCACCGAGGGCGAACTCGCCGAGGCCGTCGGGGTCTCCCGCACCCCCGTCCGCGAGGCACTCCTCAAACTGGAGATGGAAGGGCTCCTCAAGCTCTATCCGAAGAAGGGCGCGCTCGTCCTCGCCGTCTCCGCGCAGGAGATCGCCGACGTCGTCGAAACCCGGCTCCTGGTCGAGGAGTTCGCCGTCCGCCGGGCCGTCCCCGCCCCGCCCTGGCTGATCGAACGCCTGGAGGAACTGCTCGAGGAGCAGAAGCGGCGCGCCGAGTCCGGCGACCTCGCCGAGGTCGCCGTCACCGACCGCTGCTTCCACGCGGAGATCGTCCGCCACGCCGGCAACGAGATCCTCTCCCGCCTCTACGACCAGCTCCGCGACCGCCAGTTGCGGATGGGCGTCGCCGTCATGCACTCGCACCCCGACCGCATCGCCAAGAACATCGCCGAGCACGCCGAGATGCTGGACGCCATCAGGACCGGTGACACCGAGCGGGCCGCCGCCTGCGTGCACCAGCACCTGAGCTGGGTCAAGGTGCTGGTCCGGGGTGAGGAGCGGTGA
- a CDS encoding MFS transporter, whose protein sequence is MNRESAALPGDPPGGRRAALVWGIGVAVYFVAVIFRTSLGVAGLDAADRFDVNASALSTFSILQLLVYAGMQIPVGLMVDRLGTKKVLTLGVVLFTAGQLGFALSPSYGTALAARALLGCGDAMTFISVLRLGSRWFPARRGPFVAQVAALFGMAGNLVSTIVVSRMLDGLGWTATFAGSAAAGAVVLVPLVLFLKDHPEGREPPPAEHAGAAFVRRQIALSWREPGTRLGMWVHFTTQFPAMVFLLLWGLPFLVEAQRLSRETAGGLLTLVVVSNMVVGLVYGQIIARHHAARAPLALGTVAATATVWAATLAHPGDRAPMWLLITLCAVLGACGPASMIGFDFARPANPPERQGTASGIVNMGGFVASMTTLLAVGVLLDVTGDDYRIAFSSVFVLETLGVTQILRLRARTARRERERLVASRVEAVHVPA, encoded by the coding sequence GTGAACCGGGAGTCCGCCGCACTGCCCGGCGATCCCCCCGGCGGGCGCCGGGCGGCCCTCGTCTGGGGCATCGGGGTCGCCGTCTACTTCGTCGCCGTCATCTTCCGCACGTCGCTGGGCGTCGCCGGACTCGACGCCGCCGACCGCTTCGACGTCAACGCCTCCGCGCTCTCGACCTTCTCCATACTCCAACTGCTCGTCTACGCGGGCATGCAGATACCCGTCGGCCTCATGGTCGACCGGCTCGGCACCAAGAAGGTGCTCACCCTCGGCGTCGTCCTCTTCACCGCCGGACAGCTCGGCTTCGCACTTTCCCCCTCCTACGGCACGGCCCTCGCCGCACGGGCCCTTCTCGGCTGCGGCGACGCGATGACCTTCATCAGCGTGCTGCGGCTCGGCTCCCGCTGGTTCCCCGCCCGTCGCGGCCCGTTCGTCGCCCAGGTCGCCGCGCTGTTCGGCATGGCGGGCAACCTGGTCTCCACGATCGTGGTCTCCCGGATGCTGGACGGCCTCGGCTGGACCGCCACCTTCGCGGGCAGCGCGGCGGCCGGAGCGGTCGTTCTCGTCCCGCTCGTCCTCTTCCTCAAGGACCACCCCGAGGGCCGGGAACCGCCACCCGCCGAGCACGCCGGGGCGGCCTTCGTCCGCCGGCAGATCGCGCTCTCCTGGCGCGAACCCGGCACCCGGCTCGGGATGTGGGTGCACTTCACCACCCAGTTCCCCGCGATGGTGTTCCTGCTGCTGTGGGGACTGCCGTTCCTCGTCGAGGCCCAGCGGCTCTCCCGGGAGACCGCGGGCGGGCTGCTCACCCTCGTGGTCGTGTCCAACATGGTGGTGGGACTGGTCTACGGCCAGATCATCGCCCGGCACCACGCCGCACGGGCGCCCCTCGCCCTCGGCACGGTCGCGGCGACGGCCACGGTCTGGGCCGCCACCCTCGCCCACCCCGGCGACCGGGCCCCGATGTGGTTGCTGATCACCCTGTGCGCCGTCCTCGGCGCCTGCGGACCCGCCTCGATGATCGGCTTCGACTTCGCCCGGCCCGCCAATCCGCCGGAGCGCCAGGGGACGGCGTCCGGCATCGTCAACATGGGCGGCTTCGTGGCCTCCATGACCACGCTGCTGGCGGTGGGCGTGCTGCTGGACGTCACAGGCGACGACTACCGCATCGCGTTCTCGTCCGTCTTCGTCCTGGAGACGCTGGGCGTGACGCAGATCCTGCGACTGCGGGCCCGCACCGCACGGCGGGAGCGGGAGCGGCTGGTGGCGAGCCGGGTCGAAGCGGTGCACGTCCCGGCGTGA